TTTTTATGTATCAATACCATACATTTTACGATTAATCCCGCCAAGATTTTATTTCGTAAACCATAGTATAGAAGAATGGAAAAAATAAGAGACTGCAATTATAAAAGATACTACCATGCCCTTTAGTTACATAACAAAGTTGCTTCAGCAACCCGAACCACTTGAGACTGCCCCGTAAGTTCCATAAGGGGTACGGAAACGATTCAAAGAATGAGGGCCGCTATGGATATCGATATATTTGAATCAGCCAAAAAGGTTTTGTTAAATTTTCCCCTATACTAGTGATCCTTGCCAGTATTACTATATTAAAACTAGCCGTGTCATATTAGAAAGATTACTGTTACTTTTAGTTAATACCTTACTTTATCTCAGGTCCGATAAAGCTATAACTCGGCATATTTCCCAACTGTATCAAAGAAAAAGAATCGTACAATGAAATCAAAATCAGAGTTTTGCTCTCCTTATATACGTGTTGGAGATAAAATTACCATTACTTCTGCTCAACGGAAGGCTTATAAAGAAGCAGGCTTTTCAATTTGAGTTAAGTCACCTCTTTATTATAGGACAGTTGCGGGCATATCTGACAAAAAAGGCAGCTCCCTGATGGGGGATAGCTACCTCCGTTTACGATTACTATGAAAAGGTAGGAGCAGGTAATTCATCAATTCTCATACGAAGTAAACTATATGGTTTTTCCCGGAGGTCTCTTCCATAATGAAATCTCGCCTGCCGATGTAATTGATTCACAATGACATATAAGTATTGATCAGGGCCAATCGAAAAAGTATCCGGCCATAAAATTCTCGGGTCATGTGCGATGGTTTCCATTGCGCCATTCGGCAATATCTTCCGGATGCTATTGTTTTCATAGTCTCCCGCATAAACGGTTCCTTTTGAGCCGGTGATCATTCCATCAGACGCACCTTTTTCCCCCCAATACTGCACATATTGGGATAAATTCAGGTCTTGTATCCCCCTGTCTCTTAGGGCATCTGTTGAGATCGAGAACAGCTGACGGCTGGTTAGCGGAGCATAAAATAAAACCTTTCCATCAGGAGAAATCGCTAAACTATCGGAAGCCAATCTAAATGGGAAAGTCGAGCCGTCCGGGTTTCGATTCATCAAAATTTCACCTTCTACTTTCGGCAAAAAATAGGGATCAGGTGAAGTTGATATTGCCCCATTTAACCGTCTAAACGCGTTCCCATTTTCTAAATCTACGACGATAATAGCCCCTGGCCCTCTGGAAGAAGAATCCGTTATATATGCATAGCCTGCTCTTCCAACCCTAAAATCCAAACGGACATCATTCAGATAAGTTGTTGGCAAGACAACATCTTCTGTAAAGGTATATACTCTCCTTATTGTATTCGTGCTTAAATCAACAGCAACTAATTTTGCTCCCCCTTGAATAGGTTCAGAAAAATTTGGTGCCCCTGTATCTAATACCCAAAGTGTTCCTCTTCCATCAGCAACGATACTTTGGACACTGACGAAAGACATCGTAATATTCCCAGTATTAACTAAATTGGTTTCTGCACTGGGATAAGGCTGCAATTTACCCTCAACAATTTCCGCCACAGTAAATTTAACGTCGTCTCCCCATTTCGGAAAGCATACAAAAATACGACCGGTTTCAGAAACACTGACACCTGTAGGCATAGCCCCATAAAAAGCATGCACCAGTTCAAACTGCCCAAAATATTTTTCCATAGGTAACATAGGTTGCATGATATCCTCCTTATCAAATCCGAACGGATAACACCTATATATGATGAAAATTTTTTGTAGTGCCTGGTTCTTGATAAATTTTTCTATCGTGATGGATGCTGTGGGTTTATTAGTCCTGGAGAAACATGGGAGTTTCGATAAAGTGATTCAAACTTCCACTGGCTCTTCAAGGACGGGGAATGAGAGCATCTGAATTTACGTTTGCAGTCAATTTTAGAACTAACATAAAAACTATTATGATTTGCTCCCGTCCAGCA
This sequence is a window from Brevibacillus sp. JNUCC-41. Protein-coding genes within it:
- a CDS encoding L-dopachrome tautomerase-related protein, which translates into the protein MQPMLPMEKYFGQFELVHAFYGAMPTGVSVSETGRIFVCFPKWGDDVKFTVAEIVEGKLQPYPSAETNLVNTGNITMSFVSVQSIVADGRGTLWVLDTGAPNFSEPIQGGAKLVAVDLSTNTIRRVYTFTEDVVLPTTYLNDVRLDFRVGRAGYAYITDSSSRGPGAIIVVDLENGNAFRRLNGAISTSPDPYFLPKVEGEILMNRNPDGSTFPFRLASDSLAISPDGKVLFYAPLTSRQLFSISTDALRDRGIQDLNLSQYVQYWGEKGASDGMITGSKGTVYAGDYENNSIRKILPNGAMETIAHDPRILWPDTFSIGPDQYLYVIVNQLHRQARFHYGRDLREKPYSLLRMRIDELPAPTFS